The Aspergillus chevalieri M1 DNA, chromosome 5, nearly complete sequence genome includes a region encoding these proteins:
- a CDS encoding GMC family oxidoreductase (CAZy:AA3;~COG:E;~EggNog:ENOG410PJ5E;~InterPro:IPR007867,IPR012132,IPR000172,IPR036188;~PFAM:PF05199;~SECRETED:SignalP(1-20);~go_function: GO:0016614 - oxidoreductase activity, acting on CH-OH group of donors [Evidence IEA];~go_function: GO:0050660 - flavin adenine dinucleotide binding [Evidence IEA];~go_process: GO:0055114 - oxidation-reduction process [Evidence IEA]) codes for MRGFLQSSALFISLALETQAQFTHETRFSTTFGLASQNKTFDYVIVGGGTAGLTTAMRLSENNTASVAVIEAGGFYQMAGNLTTIPGYESEYQEAPPSIDWMIRTTNQSNLEGRSVLYPQGKCFGGSSARNGMAYQRGTASSYDLWAKAIGDDSYRFDQVLPYFQKSVQFDSSQTAFLETTMKNSDSFQTYPGTLAKQVLFDGAKRATGVRVDTAGTEYVLSAKKEVILAAGVFRTPQLLMASGVGPAQKLEGLNIPLVSNLSGVGQNLLDNPGYGTLYPVNAVSQHRLWSNSTYAAEAHDQFYKTRSGPLTTFASNYILWENLPNTTAQTATTSTHLPTFPPDWPDIQYIFNAAGTTTTETADYISIGVVVLKATSRGQVGISSADTADNPLVDVNWLNTKSDQKMLVEGLRRVRVFANATGVLAGEEILPGPDVQSDGEILNWVRSAATPSHHAVGTCKMGRSNDTSAVVDSAGRVLGGISGLRVVDASVMPVLPPGQPMSTVCEYDF; via the exons ATGCGAGGATTCTTACAATCCAGCGCTCTTTTCATCTCCCTGGCTCTAGAGACACAAGCTCAATTCACCCATGAGACACGATTTAGCACCACGTTCGGTCTCGCCAGCCAGAACAAAACATTCGATTATGTG ATAGTCGGAGGAGGCACGGCAGGTCTCACCACGGCCATGCGCTTGTCCGAAAACAACACCGCATCTGTAGCTGTAATCGAAGCAGGGGGCTTTTACCAGATGGCGGGTAATTTGACGACCATTCCGGGGTATGAGTCTGAGTATCAGGAAGCGCCGCCGTCTATTGACTGGATGATTCGTACAACAAATCAATCG AACCTGGAAGGTCGCTCGGTGCTGTATCCTCAGGGAAAATGTTTTGGTGGATC GTCTGCGAGAAATGGCATGGCCTACCAACG AGGCACAGCCAGCTCATACGACCTCTGGGCCAAAGCAATCGGTGACGACAGCTACCGCTTCGACCAAGTCCTTCCATACTTCCAAAAGAGCGTTCAGTTCGATTCTTCGCAGACGGCTTTCCTTGAAACTACTATGAAGAACTCCGATAGTTTTCAGACGTACCCTGGAACTTTGGCTAAGCAGGTGCTGTTTGATGGGGCGAAGAGGGCAACGGGAGTGCGTGTTGATACTGCTGGGACGGAATATGTTCTTTCGGCTAAGAAAGAGGTTATTTTGGCTGCTGGGGTG TTTCGCACCCCTCAATTGCTCATGGCATCTGGGGTCGGTCCAGCGCAGAAATTGGAGGGATTGAATATTCCATTAGTGAGCAACCTGAGTGGTGTCGGGCAGAACTTGTTG GACAACCCCGGATACGGCACGTTATATCCTGTAAACGCCGTCAGCCAGCACCGCCTCTGGAGCAACAGCACCTACGCAGCAGAAGCACACGACCAATTCTATAAAACCCGTTCAGGACCACTGACCACTTTTGCTAGCAACTACATCC TATGGGAAAACCTCCCAAACACTACGGCCCAAACCGCCACCACCAGTACCCATCTTCCTACCTTTCCCCCTGACTGGCCCGACATTCAGTACATCTTCAACGCAGCaggcaccaccaccaccgagaCCGCCGACTACATTAGTATCGGTGTTGTTGTTTTGAAAGCCACATCCAGGGGCCAAGTTGGCATCAGCTCGGCCGATACAGCGGATAACCCGCTCGTGGACGTAAACTGGCTTAATACTAAATCTGATCAAAAAATGCTCGTGGAGGGGCTCAGGAGAGTGAGGGTGTTTGCTAATGCAACAGGGGTTCTTGCTGGAGAGGAGATCCTACCGGGGCCGGATGTGCAGAGTGATGGGGAGATACTGAACTGGGTGAGGAGTGCGGCTACGCCGAGTCATCATGCTGTTGGGACGT GCAAAATGGGCCGCTCGAATGATACTTCAGCCGTGGTTGATTCTGCGGGTCGTGTGTTGGGAGGCATTTCAGGGCTGCGTGTTGTCGATGCTAGTGTTATGCCAGTATTGCCGCCTGGACAGCCTATGTCGACAGTCTGTGA ATATGATTTCTGA
- a CDS encoding uncharacterized protein (COG:L;~EggNog:ENOG410PY1H;~InterPro:IPR012337), which yields MAVIGYFISADFRFCEALLGFSPLEGSHSGDRLGSVLLKILEKHDLSHRLLGITTDNAGNNGTMFVYITDSLAQTLDPDVAHGLQDALNTHDFFEHAMDSGLQAILSTPHHLPCLTHVIQLAVNAFLRELKIDAKNDDVVGIRWNDDDKNLREKGLTRTLEKCDMLMPALNVGKAFDDISEWIHTILKHLVFF from the exons ATGGCAGTTATTGGGTATTTCATCTCAGCGGATTTCCGGTTTTGCGAGGCCCTTCTTGGTTTTTCTCCATTGGAAGGATCTCATTCTGGGGATCGTCTTGGATCTGTGCTCTTGAaaatattggaaaagcaTGATCTGTCTCATCGCCTCCTTGGCATTACAACGGACAAT GCTGGAAACAATGGGACAATGTTTGTCTACATCACAGATTCCCTTGCCCAGACTTTAGATCCAGATGTTGCTCATGGCTTGCAAGACGCTTTGAACACACATGACTTCTTTGAGCATGCCATGGACAGTGGCCTACAAGCCATTCTTAGCACTCCACACCATCTTCCATGTCTTACACATGTCATACAACTTGCTGTCAATGCCTTTTTGCGTGAGCTAAAGATCGATGCCAaaaatgatgatgttgttggcatccgctggaatgatgatgataaaaACCTGAGAGAAAAAGGATTGACTCGTACTCTCGAAAAA TGCGATATGTTAATGCCAGCCCTCAACGTCGGGAAAGCTTTCGACGATATCAGCGAATGGATTCACACAATACTAAAAcacttggtcttcttctAG
- a CDS encoding glycoside hydrolase family 3 protein (COG:G;~EggNog:ENOG410PG84;~InterPro:IPR002772,IPR036881;~PFAM:PF01915;~go_function: GO:0004553 - hydrolase activity, hydrolyzing O-glycosyl compounds [Evidence IEA];~go_process: GO:0005975 - carbohydrate metabolic process [Evidence IEA]): MLNEHVDVRGDHAKLARETGAKSTVLLKSVNKTLPLTGKEKLTATFGEDAGPNINGPNSCKFRTCDSGTLAVGWGSGAPEFTNLITPDTAIQNKFVKYGGAYESILTNWAPAEQIDILARRADVSLVFVNSNSGEGQVFENNYGDRNNLTLWKNGEELVKRVASSCPNTAVVVHSTGAVILEDIKQNPNVTALLWAGLPGDLLRFRNIIC, from the coding sequence ATGCTTAATGAGCATGTGGACGTTCGCGGCGATCACGCAAAGCTTGCCAGGGAAACTGGCGCCAAAAGCACTGTTCTTTTGAAGAGCGTCAATAAGACTCTTCCATTGACAGGGAAGGAGAAGCTGACTGCGACTTTTGGAGAGGATGCCGGACCGAACATCAATGGTCCTAACAGCTGCAAGTTCCGGACCTGTGACAGCGGCACTCTTGCCGTGGGCTGGGGATCCGGAGCACCGGAGTTTACTAATCTCATCACACCGGACACAGCCATTCAGAACAAGTTTGTGAAGTACGGCGGCGCCTATGAGTCCATCCTCACCAACTGGGCCCCTGCTGAGCAGATCGATATCCTTGCTCGCCGTGCGGATGTTTCACTTGTGTTcgtcaacagcaacagcggGGAGGGGCAAGTTTTCGAGAACAATTATGGAGATCGCAACAACCTGACTCTCTGGAAAAACGGAGAGGAACTGGTCAAGCGAGTCGCCAGCAGCTGCCCCAATACGGCCGTTGTCGTCCACTCGACTGGGGCCGTTATCCTAGAGGATATCAAGCAGAATCCCAATGTGACAGCTCTGCTCTGGGCTGGACTTCCCGGAGATCTTCTGAGATTTAGAAATATCATTTGTTGA
- a CDS encoding uncharacterized protein (COG:S;~EggNog:ENOG410PMEY;~InterPro:IPR004875,IPR009057,IPR006600;~PFAM:PF03184,PF03221;~go_function: GO:0003676 - nucleic acid binding [Evidence IEA]) has product MPPIRSESLRKSAEQEGRVELAIQALKKREIRTITEAARQFDVPRTTLRNRVSGRGYRTATRANSHKLTQNEEDSLKQWILSLDARGAAPRHDMVREMANILLSKRGDTQPQLVGVNWVYHFVKRSPELSTRFSRRYDYQRALNEDPKAIQQWFDTLWEVKTEYGISDDDIYNFDETGFAMGLTSTSRVVTRAEYYGKRKLLQPGNREWVTAIECISRNDALPPVIIFKGKVFIQGWFSTAPPEWRFHMSPNGWTTDQISLDWLQNHFVPHIQKRQGGAWKLLVMDGHGSHLTAQFDAICKENKIIPLCMPSHSSHLLQPLDIGCFSTIKKAYGQYIQSKLRSGIHSIDKHDFLNAYIQARLTAYKTDTISNSWVAAGIIPYNPEQVLKNITIQLRTPTPPLAVAVRAMCLILHRGPLIFIAKHLRSIPYYGKDQKHPQKHFWTKYSK; this is encoded by the coding sequence atgccaccaataCGATCTGAATCGCTTCGAAAATCGGCTGAACAAGAAGGCAGGGTCGAACTTGCTATACAAGCCCTTAAAAAACGCGAAATTCGTACTATCACGGAAGCAGCGCGTCAATTCGATGTACCCCGTACCACGCTCCGCAACCGCGTCAGTGGCCGTGGTTATCGCACAGCTACACGCGCTAACAGCCATAAATTGACCCAGAACGAAGAGGATTCGCTTAAGCAGTGGATATTGAGCCTTGATGCACGCGGTGCAGCACCCCGGCATGATATGGTGCgtgaaatggccaatattctCCTCTCTAAGCGCGGAGATACCCAACCACAGTTGGTCGGCGTCAATTGGGTCTACCACTTTGTGAAACGCTCCCCTGAGCTTTCAACCCGATTTTCAAGGCGATACGACTATCAGCGAGCATTGAATGAAGACCCAAAGGCTATACAACAATGGTTTGACACATTATGGGAGGTAAAAACGGAATATGGAAtctcggatgatgatatctacAATTTTGACGAGACTGGATTCGCAATGGGACTTACCAGCACCTCTCGGGTGGTCACAAGAGCTGAATATTATGGAAAACGCAAGCTTCTACAACCTGGCAATCGAGAATGGGTAACAGCCATTGAATGTATTAGCCGTAACGACGCTCTTCCACCAGttatcatcttcaaagggaaAGTCTTCATTCAAGGCTGGTTCTCTACGGCTCCGCCAGAGTGGCGATTCCATATGAGCCCAAATGGGTGGACTACCGATCAAATTAGCCTCGATTGGCTGCAAAACCACTTCGTTCCGCATATACAAAAGCGCCAAGGTGGTGCCTGGAAGCTCTTGGTTATGGATGGGCATGGAAGCCATTTAACAGCTCAATTTGATGCTATctgcaaagaaaacaagattaTCCCGTTGTGTATGCCTtcgcattcatctcatcttctacaGCCTCTCGATATTGGCTGTTTTTCCACAATCAAGAAGGCATATGGGCAGTATATCCAATCAAAGCTTCGATCTGGTATACACTCAATTGATAAGCATGATTTCTTAAATGCTTATATCCAGGCACGTCTTACAGCCTATAAAACCGATACAATATCGAACAGCTGGGTTGCTGCAGGGATTATTCCATATAATCCAGAGCAGGTGCTCAAAAATATCACCATACAGCTTCGAACACCAACCCCCCCTCTAGCCGTGGCAGTGAGGGCTATGTGCCTCATACTCCACAGAGGCCCATTGATATTCATCGCCAAACATCTTCGATCAATACCCTACTACGGCAAAGATCAAAAACACCCCCAGAAGCACTTTTGGACCAAATACAGCAAATGA
- a CDS encoding uncharacterized protein (COG:S;~EggNog:ENOG410PV3N), which yields MAPPKKQSKTPASTSKARKGADDVDPAPEAPQANEQSGNGGLLQKLIHDDRMVTQLDSAYLGSVVVDIRALSHNERNRAIDERFIEKLSEAFKCGVRRFAQEDRLKVTTTSKMLETVLADHVTETTTLMDLHKSLTRKTSDPNELIHIQVLPEGTTFELRNGQHRVSAMLKILQEAIERADAGEDITRPEVHDYLWAIDLYDDDKMTEDTLAALMANREVMHHSNSDGYNAVQILGRLESVPEKERGEIVRGSTFSDWVQTLFGLNLTHTARMGSVISHEGFQPYVFRYGMTRYGERRFTWTLGGKMVSSKLDFIWFREFDKFLEFTTKIFGHTAHLVRCEDWELILSVEAGQPDYPLRLLFYPRREDYWLNNKKRKNPWPLPPNYRNEQLPRLSSPYQTNDYRFDWRRPGFLKDLSEEDYHFIFSRLMENRNLPCPCWNDWCNLEKAVDKVKRILRHIAIWIDPDWTYPAAASHDLKDFQWDLEIQDLLFGDKNFDRPFSLDADRLRLARNFIDELVRQVQTDGFWKDPKLNDLLKPPPDTLASASHSAAYFERFLHPNWAAIIQHVVKSAGPVLTNAMSAYNDLGFLISNQMPYSPWGPVIGRTLKQNQAVCRTPSMLNKNEEEDLVQQGEIFGALWHYRSLKSKMLETISWGLKGGKKRPENLIGCEAEYEAAVVVLKDQAQVLERYGYTHAINNFSEDLSAFSLDRSEPAAITIKETPGFLKCRPKMFTSQAEEIQAKIKEHNRSIQKNSVIRQSETQKRKRNETEDLEPGEGVEPEENTEATDNEN from the exons ATGGCGCCGCCAAAGAAACAATCAAAAACCCCGGCCAGCACGAGCAAAGCCAGGAAAGGTGCTGACGATGTTGACCCTGCTCCTGAGGCTCCTCAGGCTAACGAGCAATCTGGAAATGGTGGACTACTCCAGAAGCTCATCCATGACGATCGAATGGTCACCCAGCTTGACAGTGCATACCTCGGGAGTGTTGTGGTGGATATTCGTGCTCTCTCACATAATGAACGTAACCGAGCCATTGATGAACGTTTCATTGAGAAGCTTTCTGAGGCGTTCAAGTGTGGTGTTCGGCGTTTTGCACAGGAGGACCGCTTAAAAGTGACGACTACAAGCAAGATGTTGGAGACAGTTTTGGCAGATCATGTTACAGAAACGACTACGCTCATGGACCTCCACAAATCCCTTACCAGAAAAACTAGTGATCCT AATGAATTGATTCACATTCAAGTTTTGCCAGAAGGTACCACGTTTGAACTGCGAAATGGACAGCATCGGGTTTCAGCTATGCTCAAGATCCTTCAAGAGGCCATTGAACGCGCTGATGCTGGGGAAGACATCACACGACCTGAAGTTCATGACTATCTGTGGGCCATCGACCtttatgatgatgacaagaTGACAGAGGATACCCTTGCTGCCCTGATGGCCAATCGTGAAGTCATGCACCATTCAAACAGTGATGGCTACAATGCAGTCCAGATACTCGGTCGGCTGGAGAGTGTGCCAGAGAAAGAGCGAGGAGAAATTGTCAGAGGCTCAACTTTCTCTGACTGGGTGCAGACACTCTTTGGTCTGAATCTCACACACACTGCCCGGATGGGCTCTGTGATCAGCCATGAAGGCTTTCAGCCGTATGTTTTTCGATATGGAATGACACGATATGGAGAACGTCGCTTTACCTGGACCCTCGGAGGAAAAATGGTTTCATCAAAACTTGATTTT ATCTGGTTTCGAGAGTTTGATAAATTTCTCGAGTTCACCACAAAGATCTTCGGGCATACCGCGCACCTCGTTCGATGTGAGGACTGGGAGTTAATCCTCAGTGTTGAGGCTGGTCAGCCAGACTACCCTCTTCGGCTCCTGTTTTATCCACGCCGTGAGGACTATTGGTTGAATaacaaaaagcgcaagaatcCTTGGCCTTTGCCTCCAAATTATCGGAATGAGCAACTCCCGCGACTCTCAAGCCCCTACCAAACCAATGACTATCGCTTCGACTGGCGTCGCCCAGGGTTTCTCAAGGATCTCAGTGAAGAAGATTACCACTTCATCTTTTCACGCCTAATGGAGAATCGAAATCTCCCATGTCCATGCTG GAATGATTGGTGCAACCTGGAAAAAGCAGTTGACAAGGTCAAACGGATTCTTCGCCACATAGCTATATGGATTGACCCAGACTGGACATACCCTGCAGCAGCCTCGCATGATCTGAAGGACTTCCAATGGGACTTGGAGATCCAAGACCTTCTTTTCGGAGACAAGAATTTTGATCGTCCATTTTCTCTGGATGCTGACCGTCTTCGGTTAGCTCGTAATTTCATCGATGAGCTTGTGAGACAGGTCCAAACTGACGGCTTCTGGAAGGACCCAAAACTCAATGACCTA CTCAAACCACCCCCTGATACCCTTGCAAGTGCGTCACACTCAGCTGCATATTTTGAGCGTTTCCTCCACCCGAATTGGGCTGCAATTATACAGCATGTTGTCAAGTCTGCCGGCCCGGTTCTGACCAATGCGATGAGCGCGTATAATGATCTGGGTTTTTTA ATCTCCAATCAGATGCCATACTCACCGTGGGGCCCGGTGATTGGCCGCACGCTTAAACAGAATCAAGCAGTTTGCCGAACTCCCTCAATGCTCAACAaaaatgaggaggaagacttgGTCCAGCAAGGTGAAATTTTTGGTGCCCTCTGGCACTACCGATCCCTCAAAAGCAAGATGCTGGAAACGATCAGTTGGGGGCTTAAGGGCGGGAAGAAGCGACCAGAGAATCTGATTGGATGTGAG GCGGAATATGAGGCGGCTGTGGTTGTTCTCAAGGACCAGGCACAAGTGCTTGAACGGTACGGCTATACACACGCAATCAATAATTTTTCCGAAGATTTGAGTGCATTTTCTTTGGATCGTTCAGAACCGGCCGCGATCACTATCAAGGAGACTCCTGGCTTCCTAAAATGTCGGCCGAAGATGTTCACAAGCCAAGCAGAGGAGATCCAAGCAAAGATCAAGGAGCACAACCGATCTATTCAGAAGAATAGTGTGATCAGACAGTCAGAGACCCAGAAGCGCAAGCGAAATGAGACAGAGGATTTAGAACCAGGAGAGGGTGTGGAACCGGAAGAGAACACAGAGGCAACTGACAACGAAAATTAA
- a CDS encoding uncharacterized protein (CAZy:GH3;~COG:G;~EggNog:ENOG410PG84;~InterPro:IPR017853,IPR019800,IPR036962,IPR001764;~PFAM:PF00933;~SECRETED:SignalP(1-18);~go_function: GO:0004553 - hydrolase activity, hydrolyzing O-glycosyl compounds [Evidence IEA];~go_process: GO:0005975 - carbohydrate metabolic process [Evidence IEA]): protein MYGVIPALVLALAGHAQAEAKFNNTNLFPDVTYPGYESDNPVTIQGSNSLQGSLPKYPSPWGESQGDWADAYRKATDFPSAQPGGEGQSDHGHWVGHGPMYSPNGVRLTDFASMYPSGVSLAATWSRELVETVGFAMGEEHRGKGVDMQLGPVVGPMGRAPEAGRSWEGFSPDPHLTGMLGSEVIRGMHRAGVMSSLKHAVAYEQGHFRLPDEAVESGWNITQPYSTNIDDITMHELYLWPFAEGIRAGAASNSYVLNHLIKNELGFQGFIISDWYATWSGVSSILAGLDMSMPGDPEMQDKNSGRSFWGANLTVAVLTGSVPTWRLDDAATRVMAA from the exons ATGTATGGTGTCATTCCGGCTCTTGTGCTCGCGCTTGCGGGTCATGCTCAGGCAGAGGCCAAGttcaacaacaccaacctc TTCCCTGATGTGACTTACCCGGGATACGAGTCAGACAACCCCGTTACCATCCAAGGCAGCAATAGCCTCCAGGGTTCCCTGCCCAAATACCCAAGCCCTTGGGGTGAAAGCCAAGGGGACTGGGCAGATGCGTACAGGAAGGCCACGGACTTTCCGTCAGCTCAGcctggaggagaaggtcaATCTGACCATGGGCATTGGGTGGGCCATGGACCGATGT ATTCCCCCAACGGTGTGAGACTGACCGACTTTGCGTCTATGTATCCATCGGGGGTTAGTCTTGCTGCCACATGGTCGCGAGAATTGGTTGAGACTGTTGGGTTCGCCATGGGCGAAGAGCACCGCGGGAAGGGTGTCGATATGCAGCTTGGCCCGGTTGTTGGGCCGATGGGGCGTGCGCCTGAAGCCGGTAGAAGCTGGGAG GGCTTCTCCCCGGACCCGCATCTCACAG GAATGCTTGGTTCTGAGGTAATTCGAGGAATGCATAGAGCAGGTGTCATGAGTTCGCTCAAACATGCTGTCGCCTATGAACAGGGCCACTTCCGCCTGCCAGACGAAGCTGTGGAGTCAGGATGGAACATCACCCAGCCATACTCCACGAACATCGATGATATCACAATGCACGAACTGTATCTGTGGCCCTTTGCAGAGGGCATTCGGGCTGGCGCGGCCTCA AACAGCTATGTCTTGAACCATCTGATCAAAAACGAACTCGGCTTCCAAGGCTTCATCATCTCGGACTGGTATGCTACATGGAGCGGAGTCTCCAGTATTCTTGCTGGTCTCGATATGTCCATGCCAGGGGACCCTGAAATGCAGGACAAGAACAGTGGTCGCAGCTTCTGGGGTGCCAATCTCACAGTGGCAGTCTTGACTGGTTCTGTTCCTACTTGGCGTCTTGACGATGCTGCCACCCGGGTCATGGCCGCGTGA
- a CDS encoding uncharacterized protein (COG:S;~EggNog:ENOG410PVK4;~InterPro:IPR020864;~PFAM:PF01823), which produces MGVNEAPEKETPEKENTETPKEDTIKKQLEESQKANENDTQALFDIYVYDETSNTAKMEKFVNLGSIKNIEGSKLKDIRSMLISQNALTFRQKGSSFCNKVGAQANEDLSFTEYMESLGRGAEASTDTKGGDEDQSVNTASTQGSKTGPKKEVFAVYLKSRRLPTEVDETTKEFMKQKLELELKQAELGATVRPDLLTSSYNHGDFMASPAGGSVTHPADMTQRDWNVVIQTNSLLNGSYVRQPSAGVPKKVERAMYPAFQLKPRLFRDYEVALDSKDIKPPEQMLRIPRYRVEDDSYVEVSENKSSVASAIASSSLSEIAAEVAVGGGAFGYSAGAKASYKNEEKSADSTSSRQDENHMTITYNFPRVVVQLDEDSLELSEECAADLKHVKDSASLEAFKTKYGTFFACRVELGGRLHSSENSKALGSGSVEEKSKAMKVAASLSFSSPYVQAAASASYGNSNANKTENSSSSLNSSMTWEAKGGDTLLCNNPPAWCSTVASFYNWRVAKQENLLSIEELISRTDGNKAVKPLFDSIMTPTKDKPESPKVAEGSHVVCFLGKGTSQYMTMREEPGPDHTIGSLVGNEVGELQAQRRSWSVTPAQNAWLTGLQTKTCRPLVMSEGRYTGSQNFELHGLINTSTGRKRLQDGASYKVWNKFANGWIQGSECCPGLYEKSFLHENAEQGAAYIKVRSVTPFEASDVLRQEDEVILEMYDESGTLLGPVKELSDKALFREPPGNVLGTDRSGGAKVFILRFQD; this is translated from the exons atgggtgtaaATGAGGCTCCCGAGAAGGAGACCCCTGAGAAGGAGAACACCGAGACCCCCAAGGAGGACACGATCAAGAAACAGCTTGAAGAGTCACAAAAAG CCAACGAAAATGACACCCAGGCGTTGTTCGACATCTACGTCTACGATGAAACATCCAACACGGCCAAGATGGAAAAATTCGTCAACCTTGGAAGCATCAAAAACATTGAGGGCAGCAAGCTTAAGGATATCCGGAGCATGCTTATTAGCCAGAATGCGTTGACATTTAGACA gaaaggaagctCATTCTGCAACAAGGTTGGAGCTCAAGCCAATGAGGACTTGAGCTTCACCGAGTACATGGAGTCCCTTGGTCGTGGCGCGGAAGCGTCAACTGACACCAAGGGAGGCGATGAAGATCAATCG GTCAATACAGCCAGCACCCAGGGCAGTAAAACAGGCCCAAAAAAAGAAGTCTTCGCTGTCTATCTCAAGTCCCGCCGACTCCCTACCGAGGTGGATGAGACGACAAAGGAATTcatgaagcagaagctggAACTTGAGCTAAAA CAAGCGGAACTTGGAGCAACAGTCAGGCCCGACCTCCTTACCAGCTCTTACAACCACGGTGACTTTATGGCTTCACCTGCTGGTGGTAGCGTGAC CCATCCGGCCGATATGACCCAGAGAGATTGGAACGTAGTCATACAGACCAACTCTTTACTCAATGGTAGCTACGTTAGACAGCCATCGGCGGGAGTCCCCAAAAAAGTTGAGCGTGCCATGTATCCAG CATTTCAATTAAAGCCGCGCCTATTCCGTGACTATGAGGTGGCGCTTGATAGCAAGGATATCAAGCCACCTGAG CAAATGCTGCGTATCCCTCGATATAGGGTTGAGGATGATTCTTATGTGGAGGTGTCGGAGAATAAATCCTCTGTAGCGTCAGCGATTGCTTCAAGCTCCCTTTCTGAAATCGCCGCAGAGGTTGCTGT TGGGGGAGGAGCTTTTGGCTACAGCGCCGGTGCTAAGGCTTCATacaaaaatgaagaaaaatCAGCCGACTCCACTTCAAGCCGGCAGGATGAAAACCATATGACTATTACTTACAAT TTCCCCCGTGTGGTTGTCCAACTGGATGAAGACAGCCTGGAGCTTTCGGAAGAGTGCGCGGCAGacctgaagcatgtcaagGACAGCGCTTCTTTGGAAGCGTTCAAAACCAAATACG GTACCTTTTTCGCATGCCGTGTAGAACTTGGAGGGCGGCTTCACTCCTCAGAAAACTCAAAGGCGCTGGGCAGTGGATCTGTGGAGGAGAAGTCCAAGGCCATGAAAGTCGCCGCGAGTTTGTCATTCTCTTCACCCTACGTTCAGGCGGCTGCGAGTGCCAGCTATGGAAATTCTAACGCCAACAAGACTGAGAATAGCTCGAGCTCTCTTAACAGCAGCATGACCTGGGAGGCTAAAGGGGGTGATACTTTGTTATGCAATAA CCCCCCAGCCTGGTGTAGTACCGTGGCGTCCTTCTACAACTGGCGTGTTGCCAAG CAAGAAAACCTTCTCTCGATTGAAGAGCTTATTTCCAGGACAGACGGAAACAAGGCTGTCAAGCCCCTGTTTGACAGCATCATGACCCCGACGAAAGATAAGCCCGAATCGCCCAAGGTGGCAGAGGGTTCGCATGTGGTCTGCTTCCTGGGTAAAGGCACTAGTCAATATATGACCATGCGAGAGGAACCGGGTCCTGATCATACAATCG GTTCACTTGTTGGTAACGAAGTGGGCGAACTCCAAGCTCAACGACGTTCATGGTCTGTTACCCCAGCCCAAAACGCATGGCTCACAGGATTGCAAACGAAAACCTGTCGCCCGCTTGTGATGAGTGAGGGGAGATATACTGGATCTCAAAACTTCGAACTTCATGGATTAATCAATACCTCAACTGGACGTAAGAGG CTCCAAGACGGCGCCAGTTATAAGGTGTGGAACAAATTCGCAAATGGATGGATTCAGGGTAGTGAATGCTGCCCTGGACTCTATGAAAAGTCCTTCCTCCATGAAAATGCCGAGCAGGGGGCCGCTTACATCAAGGTGCGGTCTGTCACGCCGTTTGAAGCGTCGGATGTTCTCCGTCAAGAAGATGAAGTCATCCTGGAGATGTACGATGAGAGTGGAACGCTGCTTGGCCCAGTCAAGGAACTGTCAGATAAAGCACTTTTTAGGGAACCGCCAGGGAATGTGCTTGGTACAGACCGAAGCGGCGGTGCAAAGGTGTTTATCCTCCGCTTTCAGGACTAG